The following proteins come from a genomic window of Bacteroidales bacterium:
- a CDS encoding DUF1080 domain-containing protein yields MKSTNKLSKAILLTCITGMFITLSFTEGLAQQSLNDLSKWETNGNWIQEEEHVLAIEPRPGEEGWRRFDDYLWSKKQYGDFALELEYKIPEDGNSGVFVRVREKDDPVETGIEVQINDVHGKEELSAHDCGGVIGTVGPSKNMAKPASEWNKMRVTVEGTQLKVNLNGEQVVDVNLQNTSRSDRPMKGYIGLQDHGLPLQFRNITIEEL; encoded by the coding sequence ATGAAATCAACGAACAAACTTTCAAAGGCAATCCTGTTAACATGTATTACGGGAATGTTCATCACGCTCTCATTTACCGAAGGACTGGCTCAACAGAGCCTGAATGATCTTTCAAAATGGGAAACCAATGGCAACTGGATCCAGGAGGAAGAGCATGTCCTGGCCATCGAACCCCGCCCCGGCGAAGAAGGGTGGAGGCGGTTCGACGATTATCTCTGGTCTAAAAAGCAATACGGGGATTTTGCCCTGGAGCTGGAATACAAGATCCCTGAGGATGGGAACAGCGGAGTATTTGTGCGGGTAAGGGAAAAAGACGATCCGGTGGAAACCGGTATTGAGGTTCAGATTAACGATGTACACGGAAAAGAAGAACTCAGCGCCCATGACTGCGGGGGTGTGATAGGCACCGTAGGCCCTTCCAAAAACATGGCCAAACCGGCCTCAGAATGGAACAAGATGCGCGTTACCGTTGAAGGTACCCAGCTTAAAGTCAATTTAAACGGCGAACAGGTGGTGGATGTCAATCTGCAAAACACCAGCCGCAGCGACAGGCCCATGAAGGGTTATATTGGGCTGCA